One Armatimonadota bacterium genomic window carries:
- the rpoZ gene encoding DNA-directed RNA polymerase subunit omega: MLPNPDILNDYSLGKFVLSNLAAKRAKQLREGALPLVQIESRHPLTIALAEIAAGKIEPRMFATGADLIGDTLDVSSLGDDILGGEFGMLLPALDENESVLIDTEGVDDHEAETESDTESSDDDGELSLSDLAEGEDEEETTPVDSDEDTLSLSDIAEEEEALSDDTVSDEE, encoded by the coding sequence ATGCTTCCCAATCCTGACATCCTAAACGACTATTCCCTCGGAAAGTTTGTGCTCTCCAATCTGGCCGCCAAGAGAGCCAAGCAACTTCGAGAGGGTGCGTTGCCGTTAGTTCAAATCGAGTCTCGACATCCGCTGACGATCGCTTTGGCCGAGATCGCGGCCGGCAAGATTGAGCCGCGCATGTTCGCGACTGGCGCCGACCTGATTGGGGATACCCTTGACGTTTCTAGCCTTGGCGACGACATTCTGGGCGGCGAGTTCGGAATGCTTCTTCCGGCCCTTGACGAAAACGAGTCGGTGCTCATCGATACCGAAGGCGTCGACGACCACGAGGCGGAGACAGAATCTGACACCGAAAGTTCGGACGACGACGGCGAACTGAGCCTTTCCGACCTTGCCGAGGGCGAGGACGAAGAAGAGACCACGCCCGTCGACAGCGACGAGGACACTTTGTCCTTGAGCGACATTGCCGAAGAAGAAGAAGCGCTGAGCGACGACACGGTTTCTGACGAGGAGTAA
- the prmA gene encoding 50S ribosomal protein L11 methyltransferase: MSWVLVKAIKHEAPDDWSPIIDVFREYGIENTLEEKTALTGCYADVDGVQERIDGLREALSPFEIDEIITEPLVEIDWENEWRKHFKPRRIGEHFVVKPTWEDFESLPGDHIIVLDPGQAFGTGDHPTTRMCLTFLEELVGPNHSVLDLGCGSGILSIGAKFIGAAKVLAIDIEPLAVEVARENFTLNGVEAEAAVGDVTELELESGWDIVVSNIISATLINLAPDAHYALKPGGKWIVSGIIDQNWADVQKAAKTCGFTLETFHQEDGWTAGVFSK; encoded by the coding sequence ATGAGCTGGGTCCTTGTCAAAGCCATCAAGCACGAGGCACCCGACGACTGGTCGCCAATCATCGACGTTTTCCGCGAGTATGGCATTGAAAATACGCTTGAAGAGAAGACGGCGCTAACCGGTTGCTATGCTGATGTGGACGGCGTGCAGGAGCGAATCGACGGCCTCCGCGAAGCCCTCTCCCCATTTGAAATCGACGAAATCATTACCGAGCCACTGGTCGAGATCGACTGGGAGAACGAGTGGCGAAAGCACTTCAAGCCCCGCCGCATCGGGGAACACTTCGTCGTCAAACCGACTTGGGAAGACTTTGAAAGCCTGCCGGGCGATCACATCATCGTCCTTGATCCGGGGCAGGCATTTGGCACCGGCGATCATCCGACGACCCGCATGTGTCTGACATTCCTCGAAGAACTGGTCGGCCCGAACCACTCGGTCCTCGACCTGGGGTGCGGGAGCGGCATCCTGTCGATTGGCGCGAAGTTCATCGGTGCGGCGAAGGTACTCGCTATCGACATCGAGCCGCTAGCGGTAGAAGTTGCGCGCGAGAATTTCACACTGAATGGTGTTGAAGCAGAGGCAGCCGTTGGGGACGTGACCGAACTGGAGCTTGAATCCGGCTGGGACATCGTCGTCTCGAACATCATCAGCGCGACTTTGATCAATCTGGCCCCCGACGCACACTATGCTTTGAAGCCGGGTGGCAAGTGGATCGTGAGCGGCATCATCGACCAGAATTGGGCCGATGTGCAGAAAGCCGCCAAGACCTGTGGCTTTACGCTTGAGACTTTCCACCAAGAAGACGGCTGGACGGCTGGCGTCTTTAGCAAATGA
- a CDS encoding RsmE family RNA methyltransferase, translating to MKSIRALPRLFIPGMEMGSPFEIPRPEFEKLHNVLRLRSGAEIGVMPNDGSFWLCKLDGRTAVPIEKHEPPTEPELRITILQGLPKGDKVDDIIRSCTEIGIAAFVLFPADRSVVRWEAKKLDDKMRRVQAVAREAAETSFRMRIPTVEYVQNLDEALAKRTDIVALSELESVSTPLLAAGSTISLVVGPEGGWAPREVEKLSPYACTLGPRVLRTEHAGFAAASRLLIS from the coding sequence ATGAAGTCGATCCGAGCTCTTCCGAGACTCTTCATTCCCGGAATGGAGATGGGTTCGCCCTTCGAGATTCCTCGACCAGAATTTGAGAAGCTCCACAACGTCCTACGCTTACGGAGCGGCGCGGAGATCGGCGTCATGCCGAACGACGGGTCGTTCTGGTTGTGCAAGCTCGACGGCCGCACGGCGGTTCCCATCGAAAAGCACGAGCCTCCAACCGAACCGGAACTGAGAATCACGATTCTTCAAGGATTGCCCAAAGGCGACAAGGTCGACGATATTATTCGCTCCTGCACGGAGATCGGCATAGCCGCCTTCGTGCTCTTTCCAGCCGATCGATCGGTGGTTCGCTGGGAAGCCAAGAAACTCGACGACAAAATGCGGCGAGTTCAGGCGGTGGCGCGCGAAGCGGCGGAAACGTCGTTTCGGATGCGAATCCCGACCGTCGAATACGTTCAGAACCTCGATGAGGCGTTGGCGAAGCGAACCGACATCGTGGCGTTGAGTGAACTGGAGAGCGTCTCGACGCCCCTTCTGGCGGCCGGATCGACGATTTCGTTGGTGGTTGGGCCCGAAGGTGGATGGGCCCCGCGTGAGGTCGAGAAGCTATCGCCCTACGCCTGTACGTTGGGACCAAGAGTGCTCCGCACCGAACACGCTGGCTTCGCCGCTGCCTCTCGGCTGTTGATCAGCTAA
- the dnaJ gene encoding molecular chaperone DnaJ, with amino-acid sequence MAQRDPYEVLGVSRNASADEIKSAYRRLARRYHPDVNPDDPSAEEKFKEASNAYEILSDSEKKARYDQFGTTDGIPQDPFFGGGNVGGFGDLFEMFFGAAGQGGGRRRTSAVDGDDLRADVPITLKEVLTGVAKEVEVHRNSQCDSCSGSGVEGGGQPPTCTSCQGTGVVTAVKNTFLGQVRTQTMCPTCSGTGFMITNPCKKCHGKGVRLTKETVNINIPAGVETGSTIHMPGHGSDGIRGGRPGDLYVVIHVAEDGPFVRRGQHLLTGYDISIAQAVLGDEVSIDGVEGELELEIPAGSQPGQQVVLKGQGLPPIHGGKRGDLVVELSVQIPTKISEAEAKLIREFAEVRGERVPKEKGGFLDGIFGKKK; translated from the coding sequence ATGGCTCAGCGTGACCCTTACGAGGTTTTGGGGGTTAGCCGCAATGCGAGCGCCGACGAGATCAAGTCGGCCTATCGCCGTTTGGCGCGGCGATACCATCCCGACGTCAATCCCGACGATCCGTCGGCGGAAGAGAAGTTCAAGGAAGCATCGAACGCTTACGAAATTCTGTCCGATTCGGAGAAGAAGGCGCGCTACGACCAGTTCGGGACTACCGACGGCATTCCCCAAGATCCATTCTTCGGCGGCGGTAACGTTGGCGGGTTTGGCGATCTCTTTGAGATGTTCTTTGGCGCCGCCGGCCAAGGCGGCGGACGTCGCCGCACCTCGGCCGTAGACGGCGATGACCTGCGGGCAGACGTTCCGATCACGCTGAAAGAGGTCCTCACGGGAGTTGCAAAAGAAGTCGAAGTTCATCGTAACTCGCAGTGCGACTCGTGCTCTGGAAGCGGCGTGGAAGGCGGCGGTCAGCCCCCGACGTGTACAAGCTGTCAGGGAACCGGCGTCGTAACCGCAGTCAAGAACACGTTCCTCGGCCAGGTTCGAACTCAGACGATGTGCCCAACCTGTTCGGGAACTGGTTTTATGATCACCAACCCGTGCAAGAAGTGCCACGGAAAGGGTGTGCGCCTGACCAAGGAGACGGTCAACATCAATATTCCGGCGGGCGTCGAAACCGGTTCAACCATCCATATGCCCGGTCACGGGAGCGATGGCATCCGGGGCGGACGTCCTGGAGACCTGTACGTCGTGATCCACGTTGCGGAAGACGGTCCGTTTGTTCGGCGGGGGCAGCACCTGCTGACCGGCTACGATATTTCAATCGCTCAGGCGGTTCTTGGCGACGAGGTTTCGATCGATGGCGTCGAAGGCGAACTTGAACTGGAGATTCCGGCCGGTTCGCAACCGGGCCAGCAAGTGGTACTCAAAGGTCAGGGCCTTCCGCCCATCCACGGCGGTAAGCGAGGCGACCTCGTGGTCGAGCTTTCCGTCCAAATTCCGACCAAGATTTCTGAAGCCGAAGCGAAGCTGATTCGCGAGTTTGCCGAGGTCCGCGGCGAGCGCGTCCCTAAGGAAAAGGGCGGCTTCCTCGACGGGATTTTCGGGAAGAAGAAATGA
- a CDS encoding exonuclease translates to MVRPGPQDELGRPRHLPTLRRVRQEPEHWHLYDQRQAADVLGHGRNAVLDPSPKRQFRPAEGPHQRRRLVPLLQNTFIHVPGIGAQMERALWDRGCLTWTDALNGLNDLPFGAASRDIVRMVLNKSFEALENREHQFFAKGLGLSQAWRAWPDFRDTCVYLDIETDGGRSGDAITTIGIYDGVQFECYVKGHDLESFRDRISDFGMMVTFFGAGFDVPMILKRYPRIPLDQIHLDLCPTLREIGFRGGLKKIEKELGIARGDDTDGLNGRDAITLWRRYERGGDEGALKTLIAYNREDVVNLETLSQIAYDRMKAAVFGAPKA, encoded by the coding sequence ATGGTTCGGCCAGGACCTCAAGATGAATTGGGTCGGCCGCGGCATCTGCCGACTCTACGGCGAGTTCGACAAGAACCAGAACACTGGCACCTTTACGATCAAAGGCAAGCAGCAGATGTACTGGGGCACGGGCGGAATGCAGTTCTCGATCCCAGCCCGAAACGACAATTTCGTCCCGCCGAAGGTCCACATCAACGGCGGCGGCTAGTTCCGTTGCTTCAAAACACGTTCATTCATGTCCCTGGGATAGGCGCGCAGATGGAGCGCGCCCTATGGGATCGTGGATGCCTGACGTGGACCGATGCCCTTAATGGCCTCAACGACCTTCCGTTTGGCGCAGCCTCGCGCGATATCGTGCGCATGGTCCTCAATAAATCGTTCGAGGCGCTCGAGAACCGCGAACATCAATTCTTTGCTAAGGGCCTCGGCCTGAGTCAAGCTTGGCGGGCCTGGCCCGACTTTCGCGATACTTGCGTGTACCTCGACATTGAAACCGACGGCGGACGATCGGGCGATGCCATCACAACCATCGGCATCTATGATGGGGTTCAGTTTGAATGCTACGTGAAGGGACACGACCTCGAAAGCTTCCGTGACCGGATTTCGGATTTCGGAATGATGGTGACGTTCTTCGGCGCTGGCTTCGACGTGCCGATGATCTTGAAGCGGTATCCCCGCATACCTCTAGATCAAATTCACCTCGATCTCTGCCCCACTCTACGCGAGATTGGCTTCCGGGGCGGACTCAAGAAGATCGAAAAGGAACTGGGAATCGCCCGTGGTGACGACACCGACGGCCTCAATGGGCGGGATGCGATCACACTGTGGCGGCGATACGAGCGAGGAGGCGACGAAGGCGCTCTGAAGACCCTCATCGCCTACAACCGCGAGGATGTCGTCAATCTGGAAACACTTTCGCAAATCGCCTACGACCGAATGAAGGCCGCGGTCTTCGGCGCACCGAAAGCTTAG